One Streptomyces sp. NBC_00102 DNA segment encodes these proteins:
- the glgX gene encoding glycogen debranching protein GlgX: MSSAAEQEAVQEPVRPVRADDGPSGNTTRVPHSGAPARGPAGAVPPPVWPGAPMPLGARFRVGPDGVAGTNFALWAGGAEAVELCLFDEAGHETRCRLTELTHEIWHGFVPGVRPGQRYGYRVHGRWDPWTGARWNAAKLLLDPYARAVDGTFALPPEVYGHMRDWPQQHVADTVRDERDSAPFVPKGVVVHDDLPGGEDEWMDDRRPKTPWADSVIYELHVRGFTKLHPGIPPELRGTYAGLAHPAAIEHLKRLGVTAVELLPVHQFAHEDHLLRRGMHNYWGYNSIGYFAPHADYAASGTGGAQVGEFKRMVRALHDAGIEVILDVVYNHTAEAGELGPTLSMRGVDNRGYYRLQSDARRYADYTGCGNTLHVVQPHVLRLITDSLRYWVTEMGVDGFRFDLAAALARSMHDVDMLSPFLAVIAQDPVLRRVKLIAEPWDVGNGGYQVGAFPPLWTEWNDRYRDAVRDFWRGALPDVRDLGYRLSGSSDLYAWGGRRPYASVNFVTAHDGFTLRDLVSYHHKHNEANGEGNRDGTGDNRSWNCGAEGESDDPEINALRRRQLRNLLTTLLLSTGVPMLVAGDEMGRTQGGNNNAYCQDNEISWVDWSLLDDPGWRGLTELTARVLRLRQTHPVLRRRAFFSGRPQTADGLRDLAWFTRHGEEMTAQDWYAPAATLGLFLSGRDIPGRDARGEQIVDDSFLAILHAAERPAEFLLPGPPWADAYELVLDTSLEDQSRAPGTAHAGGTVLTVPGRSVLLLRVTA; the protein is encoded by the coding sequence GTGTCGAGCGCAGCCGAGCAGGAAGCCGTGCAGGAGCCGGTACGACCGGTGCGCGCGGACGACGGGCCGTCGGGAAACACCACCCGTGTGCCGCACTCCGGTGCCCCCGCACGGGGCCCGGCCGGGGCCGTGCCGCCCCCGGTGTGGCCCGGCGCGCCCATGCCGTTGGGCGCGCGGTTCCGGGTGGGCCCGGACGGGGTGGCCGGTACCAACTTCGCCCTGTGGGCGGGCGGGGCGGAGGCGGTCGAGCTCTGCCTCTTCGACGAGGCGGGGCACGAGACCCGGTGCCGACTGACCGAGCTGACCCACGAGATCTGGCACGGTTTCGTGCCGGGGGTGCGGCCCGGCCAGCGTTACGGCTACCGCGTCCACGGCCGCTGGGACCCGTGGACGGGGGCCCGCTGGAATGCCGCGAAGCTGCTGCTCGACCCGTACGCACGGGCCGTGGACGGCACCTTCGCGCTGCCGCCCGAGGTGTACGGCCACATGCGGGACTGGCCACAGCAGCACGTCGCCGACACCGTGCGCGACGAGCGCGACTCGGCGCCGTTCGTCCCCAAGGGGGTCGTCGTCCACGACGACCTCCCGGGCGGCGAGGACGAGTGGATGGACGACCGGCGCCCCAAGACGCCGTGGGCCGACTCCGTCATCTACGAACTGCACGTGCGCGGCTTCACCAAGCTGCACCCCGGCATCCCGCCCGAGCTGCGCGGCACGTACGCCGGTCTCGCCCACCCCGCCGCGATCGAGCACCTGAAGCGGCTGGGGGTGACGGCGGTGGAGCTGCTGCCGGTGCACCAGTTCGCGCACGAGGACCATCTGCTGCGGCGCGGGATGCACAACTACTGGGGCTACAACTCGATCGGCTACTTCGCCCCGCACGCCGACTACGCCGCGAGCGGCACCGGCGGAGCGCAGGTCGGCGAGTTCAAGCGGATGGTGCGCGCCCTGCACGACGCCGGGATCGAGGTGATCCTCGACGTCGTCTACAACCACACCGCCGAGGCGGGCGAGCTGGGCCCGACCCTCTCGATGCGGGGGGTCGACAACCGCGGCTACTACCGCCTCCAGTCCGACGCCCGCCGGTACGCGGACTACACCGGCTGCGGCAACACCCTGCACGTGGTGCAGCCGCACGTGCTGCGGCTGATCACCGACTCCCTGCGGTACTGGGTGACCGAGATGGGCGTAGACGGTTTCCGCTTCGACCTGGCGGCGGCGCTGGCGCGCTCGATGCACGACGTGGACATGCTCTCGCCGTTCCTCGCGGTGATCGCCCAGGACCCCGTACTGCGCCGGGTCAAGCTGATCGCCGAACCCTGGGACGTCGGCAACGGCGGCTACCAGGTGGGCGCGTTCCCGCCGCTGTGGACCGAGTGGAACGACCGCTACCGGGACGCCGTCCGCGACTTCTGGCGCGGCGCGCTGCCCGACGTACGCGACCTCGGCTACCGCCTCTCCGGCTCCAGCGACCTCTACGCCTGGGGCGGGCGCCGCCCGTACGCCTCGGTCAACTTCGTCACCGCGCACGACGGTTTCACCCTGCGCGACCTCGTCAGCTACCACCACAAGCACAACGAGGCCAACGGCGAGGGCAACCGCGACGGCACCGGTGACAACCGCTCCTGGAACTGCGGTGCCGAGGGCGAGAGCGACGACCCGGAGATCAACGCGCTCCGCCGCCGCCAACTGCGCAACCTGCTCACCACCCTGCTGCTCTCCACCGGGGTGCCGATGCTGGTGGCGGGCGACGAGATGGGGCGTACGCAGGGCGGCAACAACAACGCCTACTGCCAGGACAACGAGATCAGCTGGGTGGACTGGTCGCTCCTGGACGACCCGGGCTGGCGCGGGCTGACCGAGCTGACCGCCCGGGTGCTGCGGCTGCGCCAGACCCATCCGGTGCTGCGCCGCCGGGCGTTCTTCTCGGGGCGGCCGCAGACCGCGGACGGACTGCGGGACCTGGCCTGGTTCACCCGGCACGGCGAGGAGATGACGGCCCAGGACTGGTACGCGCCGGCGGCGACGCTCGGGCTCTTCCTCTCGGGGCGGGACATCCCGGGCCGGGACGCCCGGGGCGAACAGATCGTGGACGACAGCTTCCTGGCGATCCTGCACGCGGCGGAACGGCCGGCCGAGTTCCTGCTGCCGGGCCCGCCCTGGGCCGACGCCTACGAACTCGTCCTCGACACCTCGCTGGAGGACCAGTCCCGGGCGCCCGGCACGGCCCACGCGGGCGGCACGGTGCTCACCGTGCCGGGGCGCTCGGTGCTACTGCTGCGGGTGACGGCGTAG
- a CDS encoding Ig-like domain-containing protein: MTHTAKRARTGPAAVLTWAGLLALAAVLTGCTGGIPFVNGKARAPEDVIRILPADGAKNVPASTRMEVEVPDGHLESVEVVQIEDARSDRITGRISGDGRRWAPTGGNGRLRLAAKYSVDAVAVDGAGRRSARHTTFTTLIPGHHFIGYFKPEHRSTVGTGMIVSFDFSSPVTDRAAVQRAIKVTAVPAVEVSGHWFGKDRLDFRPEKYWKPGTVVTVDIGLRDVEGSPGVYGSQNKRVRFTVGRSQISLVDAAEHTMEVRRDGELVSTVPITAGAPKTTTYNGKMVVSELHEVTRMDGRTVGFGGEYDIKDVPHAIRLTESGTFLHGNYWAPEETFGSENVSHGCIGLRDEKGGSDDAPAGWFFDRTLVGDVVEVVNSEDRTVAPDNGLSGWNLDWTKWKGGSALR, encoded by the coding sequence GTGACTCACACAGCGAAGAGAGCACGGACCGGTCCGGCCGCCGTGCTGACATGGGCAGGACTACTGGCGCTCGCGGCCGTACTGACCGGCTGCACCGGGGGAATTCCGTTCGTCAACGGGAAGGCCCGCGCCCCCGAGGACGTGATCCGGATTCTCCCGGCGGACGGCGCGAAGAACGTCCCGGCCTCCACCCGCATGGAGGTGGAGGTCCCGGACGGACACCTGGAGAGCGTCGAGGTGGTGCAGATCGAGGACGCCCGGAGCGACCGGATCACCGGCCGGATCTCCGGGGACGGACGCCGCTGGGCCCCCACCGGCGGCAACGGACGCCTCCGGCTCGCAGCGAAGTACAGCGTCGACGCGGTGGCGGTGGACGGGGCCGGGCGCAGGTCGGCCCGGCACACCACCTTCACCACCCTCATCCCCGGGCACCACTTCATCGGCTACTTCAAACCGGAGCACCGCTCGACGGTCGGCACCGGGATGATCGTCTCCTTCGACTTCAGCAGCCCCGTCACCGACCGCGCCGCGGTGCAGCGCGCCATCAAGGTCACCGCGGTGCCCGCCGTGGAGGTGTCGGGCCACTGGTTCGGCAAGGACCGGCTCGACTTCCGGCCGGAGAAGTACTGGAAGCCGGGCACGGTGGTCACCGTCGACATCGGGCTGCGTGACGTGGAGGGATCGCCGGGGGTGTACGGCAGCCAGAACAAGCGCGTCCGCTTCACCGTGGGCCGCTCCCAGATCTCCCTGGTCGACGCCGCCGAACACACCATGGAGGTGCGCCGCGACGGCGAGCTCGTCAGCACCGTGCCGATCACCGCGGGAGCGCCGAAGACCACCACGTACAACGGCAAGATGGTGGTCAGCGAGCTCCACGAGGTGACCCGGATGGACGGGCGCACGGTCGGTTTCGGCGGTGAGTACGACATCAAGGACGTGCCGCACGCCATCCGGCTCACCGAGTCCGGAACCTTCCTGCACGGCAACTACTGGGCACCCGAGGAGACCTTCGGCTCCGAGAACGTCAGCCACGGCTGCATCGGACTGCGGGACGAGAAGGGCGGCAGCGATGACGCGCCGGCCGGCTGGTTCTTCGACCGCACCCTCGTCGGCGACGTCGTGGAGGTCGTCAACTCCGAGGACCGGACGGTCGCCCCGGACAACGGACTCAGCGGCTGGAACCTCGACTGGACGAAGTGGAAGGGGGGTTCGGCGCTGCGCTGA
- a CDS encoding Ig-like domain-containing protein: protein MSGKPIRGRAAGTGGGTRGRRGPGILALLLGALLLLVTACGGSGGSGADSGAGAKGNGSSGRTADTTASEAVVTVAPADGADSVETDGALKISAAKGKLISVKVADAQGTEVQGTLSADATSWTPERHLAASTKYSVHAIAEDAKGRQSAKDTTFTTLVPKNTFIGQYTPEDGSTVGVGMPVSINFTRGITDPDAVEKAITVKAEPSVPIEGHWFGNDRLDFRPENYWAAGTKVTVELNLDGVEGRPGVYGKQAKTFSFTIGRRQVSTVDASAHRMVVVRDGKTLKDIPISAGAPATTTYNGQMVISEKLRVTRMNGDTVGFGGEYDIKDVPHAMRLSTSGTFVHGNYWGGSGIFGNTNTSHGCVGLRDVRGGYDGSTPAGWFFDQSIIGDVVVVKNSKDKVIAPDNGLNGWNMDWSEWIK from the coding sequence ATGAGCGGGAAGCCGATACGGGGACGTGCGGCCGGGACCGGCGGGGGGACGCGTGGGCGTCGGGGCCCCGGAATCCTCGCGCTGCTGCTGGGCGCACTGCTTCTGCTGGTGACGGCCTGCGGCGGTTCCGGCGGAAGCGGTGCGGACAGCGGGGCCGGCGCCAAGGGCAACGGCAGCAGCGGCCGGACCGCGGACACGACCGCCTCCGAGGCGGTCGTGACCGTCGCGCCGGCGGACGGCGCCGACTCCGTGGAGACCGACGGAGCGCTGAAGATCTCCGCCGCCAAGGGCAAGCTGATCTCGGTCAAGGTCGCCGACGCCCAGGGCACCGAGGTGCAGGGCACCCTCTCCGCGGACGCCACCAGCTGGACCCCGGAGCGCCACCTCGCCGCGTCCACCAAGTACTCGGTCCACGCCATCGCCGAGGACGCGAAGGGCCGCCAGTCCGCCAAGGACACCACCTTCACCACGCTGGTCCCGAAGAACACCTTCATCGGGCAGTACACGCCGGAGGACGGTTCGACCGTCGGCGTCGGCATGCCGGTCTCCATCAACTTCACCCGGGGCATCACCGACCCCGACGCCGTCGAGAAGGCCATCACGGTCAAGGCGGAGCCCAGCGTGCCGATCGAGGGCCACTGGTTCGGCAACGACCGCCTCGACTTCCGCCCCGAGAACTACTGGGCCGCCGGCACCAAGGTGACGGTGGAGCTCAACCTCGACGGCGTGGAGGGACGGCCGGGCGTCTACGGCAAGCAGGCCAAGACCTTCAGCTTCACGATCGGCCGCCGCCAGGTCTCCACGGTCGACGCCTCCGCGCACCGGATGGTCGTCGTCCGCGACGGCAAGACGCTCAAGGACATCCCGATCTCGGCGGGCGCCCCGGCCACCACCACGTACAACGGGCAGATGGTCATCAGCGAGAAGCTGAGGGTGACCCGGATGAACGGCGACACGGTCGGCTTCGGCGGGGAGTACGACATCAAGGACGTGCCGCACGCGATGCGCCTGTCCACCTCGGGCACCTTCGTCCACGGCAACTACTGGGGCGGCTCCGGCATCTTCGGCAACACCAACACCAGCCACGGCTGCGTCGGACTGCGGGACGTGCGCGGCGGATACGACGGCAGCACCCCGGCCGGCTGGTTCTTCGACCAGTCGATCATCGGAGACGTCGTCGTGGTGAAGAACTCCAAGGACAAGGTCATCGCCCCGGACAACGGCCTCAACGGCTGGAACATGGACTGGTCCGAGTGGATCAAGTGA
- a CDS encoding enoyl-CoA hydratase/isomerase family protein produces MTVTLEVQDAVGTIRLDRPPMNALDVATQDRLRELAREAARRDDVRAVVVYGGEKVFAAGADIKEMRDMDHAAMVVRSRALQDSFTAVARIPKPVVAAVTGYALGGGCELALCADFRIAADNARFGQPEILLGLIPGAGGTQRLARLVGPSRAKDLIFTGRHVRADEALTIGLVDRVVPAAEVYEQAHAWASALAKGPALALRAAKEAVDAGLETDLDTGLTIERTLFAGLFATEDRETGMRSFMEDGPGKATFR; encoded by the coding sequence ATGACCGTAACCCTCGAAGTACAGGACGCCGTCGGTACGATCCGGCTGGACCGGCCGCCGATGAACGCGTTGGACGTGGCCACCCAGGACCGGCTGCGGGAGCTCGCCAGGGAGGCCGCCCGGCGCGACGACGTGCGCGCCGTGGTGGTCTACGGCGGAGAGAAGGTGTTCGCGGCCGGTGCGGACATCAAGGAGATGCGGGACATGGACCACGCGGCGATGGTCGTACGCTCCCGTGCCCTCCAGGACTCCTTCACCGCCGTGGCCCGCATCCCCAAGCCGGTGGTCGCCGCCGTCACCGGCTACGCGCTGGGAGGCGGCTGCGAGTTGGCGCTCTGCGCCGACTTCCGGATCGCCGCCGACAACGCCAGGTTCGGCCAGCCGGAGATCCTCCTCGGGCTGATCCCGGGGGCGGGCGGCACCCAGCGTCTCGCCCGGCTCGTCGGTCCCTCGCGGGCCAAGGACCTGATCTTCACCGGCCGGCACGTACGGGCGGACGAGGCGCTGACCATCGGCCTGGTCGACCGGGTCGTTCCGGCGGCCGAGGTGTACGAGCAGGCGCACGCCTGGGCCTCGGCCCTGGCGAAGGGACCGGCGCTGGCACTCAGGGCGGCGAAGGAGGCGGTCGACGCGGGTCTGGAGACGGATCTCGACACCGGCCTCACCATCGAACGGACCCTGTTCGCAGGGCTGTTCGCCACGGAGGACCGCGAGACGGGCATGCGCAGCTTCATGGAGGACGGGCCGGGGAAGGCCACCTTCCGCTGA
- a CDS encoding ATP-binding protein, producing the protein MMGDMAGLEGGEQPRAHGSAVAARRVSVSDDEQAIHVLELYGNPTDENGVRLPSRPESAATARRIASAVVLWQWKLSPQLAEYAVLLVSELVGNAVRHTGAQYFGLRMERRRGMIRIGVRDPSRGLPCLMPVREMDVSGRGLFLVDKLSDRWGVDLLPRGKITWFEMRISDRSDR; encoded by the coding sequence ATGATGGGGGACATGGCGGGCCTGGAGGGTGGGGAGCAGCCGCGTGCGCACGGCAGTGCGGTCGCGGCGCGGCGGGTATCGGTGTCGGACGACGAACAAGCAATCCATGTACTGGAGTTGTACGGGAACCCGACCGACGAGAACGGGGTGCGGCTGCCGTCCCGCCCGGAATCCGCGGCGACGGCCCGCAGGATCGCGTCGGCCGTGGTGCTGTGGCAGTGGAAGCTCTCCCCGCAACTCGCCGAGTACGCCGTGCTGCTCGTCTCCGAACTCGTCGGCAACGCGGTCCGGCACACCGGCGCGCAGTACTTCGGTCTGCGGATGGAACGCCGCCGGGGCATGATCCGGATCGGGGTGCGTGATCCCTCGCGCGGGCTGCCGTGTCTGATGCCGGTGCGGGAGATGGACGTGAGCGGGCGGGGCCTCTTCCTCGTCGACAAGCTCTCCGACCGCTGGGGCGTCGACCTGCTGCCGCGCGGCAAGATCACCTGGTTCGAGATGAGGATCTCCGACCGCTCCGACCGGTAG
- a CDS encoding EF-hand domain-containing protein, with translation MADIESARKAFEHFDQNGDGLITAAEYKSAMAQLGDPYVTETVAQAIINSHDANGDGLLTFDEFWASQNKA, from the coding sequence GTGGCGGACATCGAGTCGGCACGCAAGGCGTTCGAGCATTTCGACCAGAACGGCGACGGTCTCATCACGGCCGCCGAGTACAAGAGCGCCATGGCCCAGCTGGGCGACCCGTACGTCACCGAGACGGTCGCCCAGGCGATCATCAACTCCCACGACGCGAACGGTGACGGCCTGCTCACCTTCGACGAGTTCTGGGCCTCGCAGAACAAGGCCTGA
- a CDS encoding carboxylesterase/lipase family protein: protein MRETHPDDRPAVTTLHGAVRGVRENGVAVFRGVPYAAAPVGARRFRAPEPPEPWAGVREAVAFGPTAPKRPYDPPLDALLPDPEVPGDGWLNLNVWTPGPERTGLPVLVWMHGGSLVHGSSAVPVYDGTAFARDGVVLVSVNYRLGIEGFGVFPDAPANLGLLDQLAALEWVRDNVAAFGGDPGLVTLAGESAGAVSVAALLAAPRAAGLFRRAVLQSGTPDAAAPEAGRRTTELVARRLGVPATAAALAAVDPSALLAAQSEVTRGGNPLTGRDAFHIVTDGDLLPRDPAEALREGASGGVDLLMGTNTEEYRLWFVPSGLTERLGRVRLRLALLKFGVPGATARVYRANRPDARPGELLGALATDLLLRVPLNVLADARRDGPGRTYLYEFGWPSPVLRLGACHALEIGFVFDTLAHPDAVALAGPDAPQALADAMHAAWVRFAADGDPGWSAWDARRPVMAFGPGAPAVVEAPRDDELRGWPPYRGKG, encoded by the coding sequence ATGCGCGAGACACATCCGGACGACCGCCCGGCCGTCACCACTCTCCACGGAGCCGTGCGCGGAGTCCGGGAGAACGGGGTGGCGGTATTCCGGGGCGTTCCGTACGCGGCGGCCCCCGTGGGCGCCCGCAGGTTCCGGGCTCCGGAGCCGCCCGAGCCGTGGGCGGGGGTGCGGGAGGCCGTCGCGTTCGGGCCGACCGCGCCCAAGCGGCCGTACGACCCGCCCCTGGACGCCCTGCTGCCGGACCCGGAGGTGCCCGGTGACGGGTGGCTCAACCTCAACGTCTGGACGCCCGGCCCCGAGCGGACCGGGCTGCCGGTCCTCGTCTGGATGCACGGCGGCTCACTGGTGCACGGGTCCTCCGCCGTTCCGGTGTACGACGGGACGGCGTTCGCCCGGGACGGGGTGGTGCTGGTCTCGGTCAACTACCGCCTGGGCATCGAGGGGTTCGGCGTCTTCCCGGACGCCCCCGCCAATCTCGGGCTGCTCGACCAGCTGGCCGCCCTGGAGTGGGTGCGGGACAACGTCGCGGCGTTCGGGGGCGATCCGGGGCTGGTGACGCTGGCCGGCGAGTCGGCCGGGGCGGTGAGCGTCGCCGCGCTGCTGGCCGCGCCGAGGGCGGCGGGGCTGTTCCGGCGTGCGGTGCTGCAGAGCGGGACGCCCGACGCGGCGGCGCCCGAGGCGGGACGCCGTACGACGGAACTCGTCGCCCGGCGCCTGGGTGTTCCGGCGACGGCCGCGGCGCTGGCGGCCGTGGACCCGTCCGCGCTGCTGGCCGCGCAGAGCGAGGTGACCCGCGGCGGGAATCCGCTGACCGGCCGCGACGCGTTCCACATCGTGACCGACGGCGATCTGCTGCCCCGCGATCCGGCCGAGGCCCTGCGCGAGGGCGCGTCGGGCGGGGTGGACCTGCTGATGGGGACGAACACCGAGGAGTACCGCCTCTGGTTCGTGCCCAGCGGGCTGACCGAACGGCTCGGCCGCGTCCGGCTGCGGCTGGCACTGCTCAAGTTCGGGGTGCCGGGCGCCACCGCGCGCGTGTACCGGGCCAACCGGCCGGACGCGAGGCCCGGCGAGCTGCTCGGTGCGCTGGCGACGGATCTGCTGCTGAGGGTGCCCCTGAACGTCCTCGCGGACGCGCGTAGGGACGGCCCCGGCCGCACGTACCTCTACGAGTTCGGCTGGCCCTCCCCGGTGCTGCGGCTCGGCGCCTGCCACGCCCTGGAGATCGGCTTCGTCTTCGACACCCTGGCCCACCCGGACGCCGTGGCGCTGGCCGGTCCGGACGCTCCGCAAGCCCTGGCGGACGCGATGCACGCGGCGTGGGTGCGGTTCGCCGCCGACGGCGATCCGGGGTGGTCCGCCTGGGACGCGCGGCGGCCCGTGATGGCGTTCGGCCCGGGCGCTCCCGCCGTGGTGGAGGCGCCCCGCGACGACGAACTGCGCGGCTGGCCGCCGTACCGCGGGAAGGGCTGA
- a CDS encoding TauD/TfdA family dioxygenase, translated as MTTAPLRETTLTVRRLGGRIGAVVSGVRLGGGLDPATVAAVRAAILAHKVVFFRGQDHLDEEGHEAFGRLLGAPVAHPTIRSADGRYSLAVDSDQGARANEWHTDVTFVPAHPAFSVLRAVTLPPYGGNTLWANTATAYAHLPKPLRALADGLRAVHSNAYDYATVRPDITPAELARYERTFTSTKFRTEHPVVRVHPETGERALLLGSFVERISGLTGKDSRALVNLFQSHVERPENTVRWAWETGDVAIWDNRATQHYGVDDSDDHERRLRRVTIDGDVPVGVDGRASVLISPEEVPTPSFGPASGASSASGG; from the coding sequence ATGACCACCGCGCCCTTACGCGAGACCACCCTCACCGTCCGCAGGCTCGGCGGCCGCATCGGCGCCGTCGTCTCCGGCGTCCGCCTCGGCGGCGGACTCGACCCCGCGACCGTGGCCGCCGTCCGCGCCGCGATCCTCGCCCACAAGGTGGTGTTCTTCCGGGGACAGGACCACCTCGACGAGGAGGGCCACGAGGCCTTCGGCCGACTGCTCGGCGCTCCCGTCGCGCATCCCACCATCCGCTCGGCGGACGGCCGTTACTCGCTGGCCGTCGACTCCGACCAGGGTGCGCGCGCCAACGAGTGGCACACCGATGTCACCTTCGTGCCCGCCCACCCCGCCTTCTCCGTGCTGCGCGCGGTGACCCTGCCGCCGTACGGGGGCAACACCCTGTGGGCCAACACCGCGACGGCCTACGCCCATCTGCCAAAGCCCCTGCGCGCCCTCGCGGACGGGCTGCGCGCGGTGCACTCCAACGCCTACGACTACGCGACCGTGCGCCCCGACATCACCCCCGCGGAGCTCGCCCGGTACGAGCGGACCTTCACCTCCACCAAGTTCCGCACCGAGCACCCGGTGGTCCGGGTGCACCCGGAGACGGGCGAACGCGCCCTGCTGCTGGGCAGCTTCGTGGAGCGGATCTCCGGGCTCACCGGGAAGGACTCGCGGGCGCTGGTCAATCTGTTCCAGTCGCACGTGGAGCGCCCGGAGAACACCGTGCGGTGGGCCTGGGAGACCGGTGACGTGGCGATCTGGGACAACCGCGCCACCCAGCACTACGGGGTGGACGACTCGGACGACCACGAGCGCCGACTGCGGCGGGTCACGATCGACGGGGACGTCCCCGTGGGCGTCGACGGCCGTGCCTCCGTGCTGATCAGCCCGGAGGAGGTGCCCACCCCGTCCTTCGGCCCGGCGTCGGGAGCCTCGTCCGCGTCCGGGGGCTGA
- a CDS encoding formylglycine-generating enzyme family protein, producing MAELPGGTFWMGDAFDEGYRADHEGPARRVAVGAFAIDTTAVSNERFAAFVRATGHRTDAERFGSSFVFHHLVHPEARRHVLGTVPGAPWWLGVEGATWSAPEGPGSHVEDRADHPVVHVSHDDALAYCAWAGLRLPTETEWEYAARGGLESARYPWGDEFTPGGEERCNTWLGDFPHRSDRPGGPGTVPVTAYPPNGYGLHNTSGNVWEWCADAFGPGERVIRGGSYLCHASYCNRYRVAARSHNTPDSSTGHGGFRCARDRSEP from the coding sequence ATGGCCGAACTCCCCGGCGGGACCTTCTGGATGGGCGACGCCTTCGACGAGGGATACCGGGCCGACCACGAGGGACCCGCGCGCCGGGTCGCCGTCGGCGCCTTCGCCATCGACACCACCGCCGTCAGCAACGAGCGGTTCGCCGCGTTCGTCCGGGCCACCGGACACCGCACCGACGCCGAACGTTTCGGCAGCTCCTTCGTCTTCCACCACCTCGTCCACCCCGAAGCCCGGCGCCACGTCCTCGGCACCGTCCCCGGAGCACCCTGGTGGCTCGGCGTGGAGGGCGCCACCTGGTCCGCCCCCGAGGGCCCCGGCTCCCATGTCGAGGACCGCGCCGACCACCCCGTCGTCCACGTCTCCCACGACGACGCCCTCGCCTACTGCGCCTGGGCCGGGCTGCGGCTGCCCACCGAGACGGAGTGGGAGTACGCGGCCCGGGGCGGGCTGGAGAGCGCCCGCTACCCGTGGGGCGACGAGTTCACCCCAGGAGGCGAGGAGCGCTGCAACACCTGGCTGGGCGACTTCCCGCACCGCTCCGACCGGCCGGGCGGCCCCGGCACCGTACCCGTCACCGCCTACCCGCCCAACGGATACGGGCTCCACAACACCTCCGGCAACGTCTGGGAGTGGTGCGCCGACGCCTTCGGCCCGGGCGAACGCGTCATCCGCGGCGGCTCGTACCTCTGCCACGCCTCCTACTGCAACCGCTACCGGGTCGCCGCCCGCTCCCACAACACCCCCGACTCCTCCACCGGCCACGGCGGGTTCCGGTGCGCCCGGGACCGCAGCGAGCCCTGA